The window GTGTTATAAGGTACGCCCAGCATATCAAAATAGCCCTGCAGTTTACCATCTTCGCCCGGCGTGCCATGTATGGTTATAAAGGCAGCATCGAACTTTATTTTCTGCCCATTTAAGGTTAAGCTAAAATCATTTTTATCAATGTCCACCTGTTCACCGTTAGCTTCGTGAAACCAGCGGTCGCGGTTAACTAATACAATATAAACGGTGTATTTGGCTGGATCAAGGTTGGCTTTGATGTTCTTAGCGCTATTTAACGATACCTCGTACTCGCCAGTGTAGCCTCCTGCTATTAATGCTATTTGCTTTGTTGCCATAGGTCAAAGATAGGAGAAAGTCCGGAAGTCGGAAAGTCCGAAAAGTCCGAAAGCAAAAAACTAACCGAAACGAATCAGACCTTATAAAGTCTCAAATATTCTTCCGGACTTCCGGACTTTCCGACTAATAAAAAATTTGACTATGTTTGATTTCTAAATATTGAAATGAACAAACTCTGGGCATATTTAAAAACTAAAGATTTCCTTAAAAACTTTTTAGGTGCTATTGGTACCGTAATAGCCATTGTATTAATAGCTTATTTCAGCCTCAGTTATTATACTAAACATGGTTCGGGGATGCCGGTACCTCAGTTAAAGGGCATGCCAGTTGAAAAAGCTACCGCTTTATTGCAGGAACAAGGCTTCGATTACAAAATTGATTCGGTTTATATATTAGATAAAACCCCTGGCACAGTTACCGAGCAAGACCCTGACGCAGGGACCAATGTTAAGGAAGGCCGTGTAATATACCTTACCGTAGTAACAAAGTTAGCCCCAAATGTTAAACTGCCTGACTTAAAGGATGTCACTTATCTTGAAGCAGTCGCCATATTATCAAACAATGGATTAAAAATTGGAGACACTACCTACCGGTCTGACATTGCACGTAATAAAGTGCTTGAAGTAAAATTCAGCGGGCAAATACTTAAAGCCGGCGATAATGTCCCTAAAGGTTCGGTACTCGATCTGGTACTTGGCGATGGCGGTGGCGCCAGTGAAGTAGAAGTACCCGATTTTCTTAATCAAGACCTTGACGGTGTTAAAATGGCCATTGTGGGTGCTGGTTTAACTTTAGGTAATATTACCTATCAGGGCGCAATTACCGATTCGTCAAGCCTGATAGTTACCCAACAATTCCCGGCCAAAACAGATTCGCTAACTAAAGTGAGCCGTGGTACCCGTGTTAATTTAACCGTTATACAGGGAAAGAAACCTAATGAGCAGCAATAGTATCAGTGCGAAAGAAATGGCCCGCTACCTGGAAAACAATACCCCTATGCGTTTGCTGGATGTTCGGGAACCTATTGAATATCATACTTATAACATAGGCGGGTTAAATATCCCGTTATCTTTATTGCGCAACACATTGCCAATTGCCGATTGGGACAAGCAGGACGAATTAATTGTGATTTGCAAAGTTGGCCTGCGCAGTAAAACAGCGCAATCAATTTTACACGAAAATGGTTATACTAACGTTCGTAATTTAACCGGGGGCCTAATGGCCCTGCAAAAACTAAAGTGAAACAATACCCTCCATCGA of the Mucilaginibacter boryungensis genome contains:
- a CDS encoding PASTA domain-containing protein codes for the protein MNKLWAYLKTKDFLKNFLGAIGTVIAIVLIAYFSLSYYTKHGSGMPVPQLKGMPVEKATALLQEQGFDYKIDSVYILDKTPGTVTEQDPDAGTNVKEGRVIYLTVVTKLAPNVKLPDLKDVTYLEAVAILSNNGLKIGDTTYRSDIARNKVLEVKFSGQILKAGDNVPKGSVLDLVLGDGGGASEVEVPDFLNQDLDGVKMAIVGAGLTLGNITYQGAITDSSSLIVTQQFPAKTDSLTKVSRGTRVNLTVIQGKKPNEQQ
- a CDS encoding rhodanese-like domain-containing protein, encoding MSSNSISAKEMARYLENNTPMRLLDVREPIEYHTYNIGGLNIPLSLLRNTLPIADWDKQDELIVICKVGLRSKTAQSILHENGYTNVRNLTGGLMALQKLK